A portion of the Candidatus Bathyarchaeota archaeon genome contains these proteins:
- a CDS encoding fumarate hydratase C-terminal domain-containing protein: protein MEYRLKTPIQEEAVRRLRAGDIAYLSGTLITARDEAHKKALEMHARGEKPPVNFEGNGVFHCGPIVKRVDGDWRVVAAGPTTSSRMEIFEDRFIEAFRPSLIIGKGGMGERTMRACSEYGCVYGAFTGGAALLGAQGIRRVKEVHWLEELGMPECLWVFEVEDFGPLIITIDTHGRNLTREAMDRVAAKKEAIISSLGG, encoded by the coding sequence ATGGAATATCGCCTTAAAACCCCAATTCAGGAGGAGGCCGTTAGAAGGCTTAGGGCTGGAGACATCGCATACCTCAGTGGAACCCTGATTACGGCCAGGGATGAGGCACATAAAAAGGCGCTGGAGATGCACGCCAGGGGTGAGAAGCCCCCGGTTAACTTCGAGGGGAACGGCGTCTTCCACTGCGGCCCGATTGTTAAGAGGGTTGATGGAGATTGGAGGGTGGTGGCAGCAGGCCCGACGACATCCTCCAGAATGGAGATCTTCGAGGATAGATTCATAGAGGCGTTCAGGCCTTCATTGATAATCGGAAAGGGTGGGATGGGAGAAAGGACGATGAGGGCCTGTTCAGAATACGGCTGCGTTTACGGGGCCTTCACGGGAGGCGCGGCCCTACTGGGGGCCCAGGGGATAAGGAGGGTGAAGGAGGTCCACTGGCTCGAGGAACTCGGGATGCCCGAGTGCCTCTGGGTCTTTGAGGTTGAGGATTTCGGGCCACTGATCATCACCATAGACACCCATGGAAGGAACCTAACCAGGGAGGCCATGGATAGGGTGGCCGCCAAGAAGGAGGCTATAATTTCCTCCTTAGGAGGGTAG
- a CDS encoding FAD-binding protein has product MRESISLVEETRRERVGRSFPFMSMEERRRILEEWHPDYKPGTKRPLMIGPSRGMIVPHEVADILEAHPLIDPDEIDVTDLEYDVDVLVIGAGGAGLSAALTAQESGIDREGILMVQKLRLGDSNSKMSQGGIQAAVGPDDSPALHFLDIMGGGLFANKPELVEILAKEGPDVIRWHESLGVIYDKNPDGTMKLISGGGTCRNRMHTCKDYTGLEIIRVLLDEFLNREIPYLEFTCAVELLTDDKGEVVGAVLWDMDSDEYRVVRAKSTILATGGFGRLHIQGFETTNHYGATGDGIVLAYHVGAVLRDLDATQYHPTGAAYPEQLVGQLCTEALRGRGAQPVNRLGELFVHPLETRDAESAAIIRECYGRDLGVTTPTGMRGVWLDTPLIDILHGPGTIEREFHAMYRMFGRFNIDIRKEPILVFPTLHYMNGGVEINPMAETSIPGLFAAGEVCGGVHGKNRLMGNSQLDLYVFGRRAGRYAAERARKVQAGRPTLNHVERYERWLEEAGIKTSRKAPLLLPEYRGKKTLEHIIKLL; this is encoded by the coding sequence ATGAGGGAGTCCATCAGCCTAGTTGAGGAGACTAGAAGGGAAAGGGTGGGGAGATCCTTCCCCTTCATGAGCATGGAGGAGAGGAGGAGGATACTCGAGGAGTGGCATCCAGACTATAAGCCAGGGACAAAGCGCCCCCTCATGATAGGCCCCAGTAGAGGTATGATCGTCCCCCATGAGGTCGCCGACATCCTTGAGGCCCACCCCCTCATAGATCCAGATGAGATAGATGTGACGGATCTAGAGTATGATGTCGATGTTCTCGTCATAGGAGCGGGAGGGGCAGGCCTTAGCGCCGCCCTCACCGCCCAGGAATCCGGGATAGATAGAGAAGGGATCCTTATGGTTCAGAAGCTGAGGCTAGGAGACAGCAACTCTAAGATGAGCCAGGGGGGGATCCAGGCAGCTGTCGGACCAGATGACAGCCCAGCCCTCCACTTCCTCGACATAATGGGTGGAGGTCTATTCGCAAATAAGCCTGAATTGGTAGAGATCTTGGCTAAGGAGGGGCCGGATGTCATCAGATGGCATGAGTCCTTAGGTGTGATCTACGACAAGAATCCGGATGGGACGATGAAGCTGATCTCAGGTGGGGGGACCTGCAGGAATAGGATGCATACCTGTAAAGATTACACTGGGCTGGAGATAATCAGGGTTCTTCTAGACGAGTTTCTAAATAGGGAGATACCCTACCTTGAGTTCACATGTGCTGTTGAGCTCCTCACGGACGATAAGGGGGAGGTCGTGGGCGCGGTTCTCTGGGACATGGATTCAGACGAGTACAGGGTGGTAAGGGCAAAGTCCACGATCCTCGCAACAGGTGGCTTCGGGAGGCTCCACATCCAGGGATTCGAGACCACAAACCACTACGGCGCAACCGGAGATGGGATAGTTCTAGCCTACCATGTTGGAGCTGTCCTGAGAGATCTTGACGCTACACAATACCACCCGACAGGGGCGGCCTATCCTGAACAGCTGGTGGGCCAGCTCTGTACCGAAGCCTTGAGGGGAAGGGGGGCACAGCCTGTTAATAGGCTTGGAGAGCTATTTGTGCATCCTCTCGAGACTAGGGATGCGGAGTCGGCGGCGATAATTCGAGAGTGCTACGGGAGAGACCTAGGTGTGACGACGCCCACTGGGATGAGAGGGGTATGGCTGGATACGCCACTTATAGACATCCTTCACGGCCCGGGGACCATTGAGAGGGAGTTCCACGCCATGTACCGCATGTTCGGGAGGTTCAACATAGATATAAGGAAGGAGCCTATACTCGTCTTCCCCACCCTACACTATATGAACGGAGGGGTGGAGATAAACCCCATGGCGGAGACGAGCATCCCGGGGCTATTCGCCGCCGGCGAGGTCTGCGGGGGCGTACACGGGAAGAACAGACTTATGGGAAACTCACAGCTCGACCTATATGTATTCGGCAGGAGGGCTGGGAGATACGCGGCTGAGAGAGCTAGGAAAGTCCAAGCTGGAAGGCCAACCCTAAACCACGTAGAGAGGTATGAGAGGTGGCTCGAGGAGGCCGGAATAAAAACCAGTCGGAAGGCCCCCCTACTCCTACCTGAGTATAGGGGCAAGAAGACCCTCGAGCATATAATAAAGCTCCTATAG
- a CDS encoding 4Fe-4S dicluster domain-containing protein, protein MNGDEMVTVYIMGKKHRVPANLTIMKAMEYAGYQLRRGAGCRGGFCGACSTIYRMRGSFRLQVALACQKMVEDGMIITQLPFIPSEKKRYRLEKLKPDAGVFLEYFPEIARCLSCNTCTKACPQDLMVMDYVQAALRGDIKTAAELSFDCLSCGLCAVRCPAEIVPYHIGQLARRLYSRYIVGPSEQVQNRVMEIEKGRYDEEIQRLKSLDINMLREIYSRRE, encoded by the coding sequence ATGAACGGGGATGAGATGGTCACGGTCTATATAATGGGTAAGAAGCACAGGGTCCCCGCGAATCTGACCATCATGAAAGCCATGGAGTACGCGGGGTACCAGCTTAGACGGGGGGCTGGCTGCAGGGGGGGATTCTGCGGCGCCTGTTCAACCATATATCGGATGAGGGGGAGCTTCAGGCTGCAGGTGGCCCTCGCATGTCAGAAGATGGTGGAGGATGGGATGATCATCACCCAGCTCCCCTTCATACCCTCGGAGAAGAAAAGGTACCGCCTCGAGAAGCTTAAACCCGACGCAGGAGTCTTCCTCGAATACTTCCCAGAGATAGCTAGGTGCCTAAGCTGCAACACATGCACAAAGGCATGCCCTCAGGACCTGATGGTTATGGACTATGTCCAGGCTGCCCTTAGAGGGGATATAAAGACGGCTGCGGAGCTCTCCTTCGACTGCTTGAGCTGCGGCCTCTGCGCGGTTAGGTGCCCGGCTGAGATAGTGCCATACCATATCGGCCAGCTTGCCAGGAGGCTATACAGCAGATATATAGTTGGCCCCAGCGAGCAGGTCCAGAATAGGGTTATGGAGATAGAGAAGGGAAGATATGATGAGGAGATCCAGAGGCTGAAAAGTCTAGACATCAATATGCTTAGAGAGATCTATTCTAGGAGGGAGTGA
- a CDS encoding 4Fe-4S dicluster domain-containing protein, with translation MALGVSRQYYKHGAENISFKARVEELSGQNINLCYQCGACSSGCPLSKEMDLLPSKVIRLVQLGRDDPLSSRTIWVCSTCFECEVRCPRGIDIASVMEALRQIMLRRKYSDVKLESIDPEKLRSLPQIALISNLRKLMA, from the coding sequence ATGGCTCTAGGGGTCTCGAGGCAGTACTACAAACACGGCGCTGAGAATATCTCCTTCAAGGCTAGGGTTGAGGAGCTGAGCGGGCAGAACATAAATCTATGCTATCAATGCGGGGCGTGCAGCTCAGGATGCCCCCTCTCGAAGGAGATGGACCTTCTGCCCTCAAAGGTTATAAGGCTTGTACAGCTGGGAAGGGATGATCCCCTATCCTCTAGGACCATATGGGTCTGCAGCACATGTTTCGAATGTGAGGTGAGATGCCCGAGGGGAATAGACATCGCGAGCGTGATGGAGGCTCTCAGGCAGATCATGCTGAGGAGAAAGTATAGTGACGTTAAGCTGGAGAGCATAGATCCAGAGAAGCTGAGGAGCCTCCCACAGATAGCGCTCATAAGCAACCTAAGGAAGTTGATGGCGTGA
- a CDS encoding hydrogenase iron-sulfur subunit: MNEGPRIGVWVCECGGNIGGVVDVEEVVERFRGIVAGVSKETFLCSKPAIDRIKDAMIKQGLERVILACCTPKMHLETFTRSLEEVGLNRAYLEVVNIREQCSWVHMADPVGATQKTIDLIRGAVERARLSIPLEPLRMKVIPEVLVVGGGVAGITASLRLAEFGMKVHLVEKRPSIGGHMIQFPKVFPTLDCSQCILTPKMASVSKNPNINLITYAEISEISGVPGDYTVKVTLKPRGVDLEKCTGCGECSLVCPVEVPNEYDENLGSRKAIYIPFPQSVPSAYTVDFASCILCGKCLEVCAPDAIILEDRPKEIELRVGAIIIATGYELYDPLNLSQYGYGRYPNVVTGLEMERMLDVNGPGMGQLLVPKTQRPIKSVGYILCAGSRDPENGKPYCSKVCCLYALKQAQMLRDRGVEVWLHYIDIRTPGRRYEEFYRATQEKGVMLVKGKVTEIFPEGEQLLVRGEDMMLNMMVENLYDLVVLCPPLVTSEDTLRLAKGLRVPVDEDGFILERHPKLDPLATKRDGVFAAGVVTGPKDIQTTTSEAEGAAMKAVNFLSKERLIEPNKAVIDPSLCDGCGACIQVCPESAITLRDGVAHINGLLCSGCGACIPSCPKGALDQQGLSESQLMAQIRGILEPSEAEIKIIAFVEGEVAYTAVDLAGLARIGYPSSFRIIPLPSISRLKLSHILYAFALGADGVMLLEAPEHEGPYGRAHAISEERAEEYRWGLEDHGIDSVRLWFSRIYVPDWRKLERVFKTFHSTIEGEGPLDPKIRASLRNMLGLT, translated from the coding sequence TTGAATGAGGGGCCGAGAATAGGGGTATGGGTATGCGAGTGCGGGGGTAACATAGGAGGGGTCGTCGACGTCGAGGAGGTAGTGGAGAGATTCAGGGGAATTGTCGCGGGGGTCTCCAAGGAGACCTTTCTCTGCTCGAAGCCCGCCATAGATAGGATAAAGGATGCGATGATTAAGCAGGGCCTCGAAAGGGTCATCTTGGCCTGTTGCACTCCTAAGATGCACCTCGAGACCTTCACGAGGAGTCTAGAGGAGGTAGGTCTTAACAGGGCCTATCTCGAGGTTGTCAACATCAGGGAGCAGTGCAGTTGGGTCCACATGGCTGATCCAGTGGGAGCGACCCAGAAGACGATAGATCTGATAAGGGGAGCTGTTGAGAGGGCCAGACTCTCAATCCCGCTAGAGCCTCTAAGGATGAAGGTGATCCCCGAGGTCCTTGTAGTGGGGGGAGGGGTTGCGGGGATAACGGCGAGCCTGAGATTGGCGGAGTTCGGGATGAAGGTCCACCTAGTGGAGAAGAGGCCGAGCATAGGCGGCCACATGATCCAGTTTCCAAAGGTCTTCCCAACCCTCGACTGCAGCCAGTGTATTCTAACTCCGAAGATGGCCAGCGTCTCCAAGAACCCTAACATAAATCTAATCACTTACGCCGAGATCTCCGAGATCTCTGGCGTCCCAGGAGATTATACGGTTAAGGTGACCCTCAAGCCGAGGGGGGTTGATCTTGAGAAGTGCACGGGGTGCGGTGAATGCAGCCTCGTATGCCCAGTAGAGGTCCCCAATGAGTACGATGAGAACCTGGGTTCGAGGAAGGCGATATATATCCCCTTCCCCCAGAGTGTCCCCTCAGCTTATACTGTGGACTTCGCCTCATGCATTCTCTGCGGTAAATGCCTTGAGGTCTGCGCCCCGGATGCGATAATCCTCGAGGATAGGCCAAAGGAGATTGAGCTTAGGGTGGGAGCGATAATCATCGCCACGGGGTATGAGCTCTACGACCCCCTGAATCTATCTCAATACGGGTATGGGAGGTATCCCAATGTGGTCACGGGTCTTGAGATGGAGAGGATGCTGGATGTCAACGGCCCGGGTATGGGACAACTCCTAGTTCCCAAGACGCAGAGGCCCATAAAGAGCGTTGGCTACATCCTCTGCGCCGGGTCAAGGGATCCCGAGAATGGAAAGCCCTACTGCAGCAAGGTCTGCTGCCTATACGCCCTCAAACAGGCCCAGATGCTGAGGGATAGGGGGGTAGAGGTATGGCTGCACTACATAGATATCAGAACGCCCGGGAGGAGGTATGAGGAGTTCTACAGGGCAACGCAGGAGAAGGGGGTGATGCTCGTGAAGGGGAAGGTCACAGAGATATTCCCAGAGGGTGAACAACTCCTAGTCAGGGGGGAGGATATGATGCTAAACATGATGGTCGAAAACCTCTACGACCTTGTGGTCCTCTGTCCTCCCCTGGTCACTTCGGAGGATACCCTAAGGCTAGCTAAGGGATTGAGGGTCCCAGTCGATGAGGACGGCTTCATCCTAGAACGTCATCCAAAGCTCGACCCCCTTGCCACGAAGAGGGATGGCGTGTTCGCTGCTGGGGTCGTGACAGGCCCGAAGGATATACAGACAACCACGTCAGAGGCCGAGGGGGCTGCGATGAAGGCAGTCAATTTCCTATCAAAAGAGCGCCTGATAGAGCCAAATAAAGCGGTTATCGACCCCTCCCTATGCGATGGCTGCGGGGCCTGCATCCAGGTCTGCCCCGAGTCAGCTATAACCCTCAGAGATGGAGTAGCCCATATAAACGGGCTTCTCTGCTCCGGCTGCGGGGCCTGCATACCCTCCTGCCCGAAGGGGGCCCTAGACCAGCAGGGATTATCTGAATCGCAGCTCATGGCCCAGATAAGGGGTATCCTAGAGCCATCTGAAGCCGAGATTAAGATAATAGCCTTCGTCGAAGGGGAAGTCGCTTATACAGCGGTCGACCTAGCAGGCCTCGCCCGTATAGGCTATCCGAGCAGCTTCAGGATCATACCCCTACCCTCGATAAGCCGCTTGAAGCTTAGCCATATTCTATACGCCTTTGCTTTGGGTGCCGACGGGGTTATGCTCCTTGAGGCCCCTGAGCATGAAGGGCCCTACGGGAGGGCTCACGCGATATCTGAGGAGAGGGCAGAGGAGTATAGATGGGGGCTTGAGGATCATGGTATCGACAGCGTAAGGTTGTGGTTCAGCAGGATATACGTCCCAGACTGGAGAAAGCTCGAGAGGGTCTTCAAGACCTTCCACAGCACCATAGAGGGGGAAGGCCCCTTAGACCCAAAGATAAGAGCCTCCCTCAGAAATATGCTTGGATTAACCTAA
- a CDS encoding fumarate hydratase, translating to MGGLDKVLEDTAVELLRRAASELRREYVEALYKAMEKCEGSIGRAQLDAILRNIELARKSSEPICQDTGIIGFIVRVGEEFPVRASLRDILVRATRRATEEIPLRPNAVDLFKGNTGDNVGLGVPIINLELVEGDELELTAFPKGGGSSNVAAHSMITPGLGLKGVKRFVIESVARAGSLGCPPYFIGVGIGGTEDHCMLLAKKALLKPFQVRNPDPNIAALEEELLQRVNELGIGVMGLGEGPTALDLHVEAAARHPATMPVGVIMSCWALRHATAKVTREGRVHLL from the coding sequence ATGGGTGGACTAGATAAGGTTCTGGAGGATACTGCCGTAGAGCTTCTGAGAAGAGCAGCCTCCGAACTCCGCCGGGAGTATGTTGAGGCCCTCTATAAGGCGATGGAAAAATGTGAAGGATCGATAGGGAGGGCTCAGCTTGATGCTATCCTCAGGAACATCGAACTCGCAAGGAAAAGCTCTGAACCCATCTGCCAAGACACCGGGATAATAGGCTTCATTGTGAGGGTTGGGGAGGAGTTCCCGGTCAGGGCTAGTCTGAGGGATATACTCGTTAGGGCTACTAGAAGAGCGACGGAGGAGATCCCTCTAAGGCCGAACGCCGTGGACCTCTTCAAGGGAAACACGGGAGATAATGTCGGCTTAGGGGTCCCGATCATCAACCTAGAGCTTGTGGAGGGGGACGAATTAGAGCTCACAGCCTTCCCGAAGGGGGGTGGGAGCAGTAACGTCGCTGCACATTCGATGATAACTCCAGGGCTGGGCCTAAAAGGAGTTAAGAGGTTCGTAATAGAGTCCGTCGCAAGGGCTGGCTCCCTAGGATGCCCTCCCTACTTCATAGGCGTCGGAATCGGGGGAACCGAGGATCACTGTATGCTCCTTGCCAAGAAGGCCCTCCTAAAACCCTTCCAGGTGAGAAACCCTGATCCAAACATAGCGGCTTTGGAGGAGGAACTCCTTCAGAGGGTGAATGAACTCGGTATAGGAGTTATGGGGCTTGGAGAGGGGCCTACAGCTCTTGACCTACATGTGGAGGCTGCCGCTAGGCATCCGGCCACGATGCCAGTGGGCGTTATCATGAGCTGCTGGGCCCTGAGACATGCAACTGCCAAGGTCACAAGAGAGGGAAGAGTCCACCTCCTCTAG
- a CDS encoding MoaD family protein — translation MEVEVRYYAILRELAGKRFEKVALPEGSSVRDVIDLLVKRYGEGFERYIYDNEKRLRSYLSYMLNGININSLKGFETPLRDGDILSLLPPIGGG, via the coding sequence ATGGAGGTAGAGGTTAGATACTACGCGATTCTGAGAGAATTAGCGGGGAAGAGATTTGAGAAAGTAGCTCTACCGGAGGGTTCATCGGTTAGAGATGTAATAGACCTTTTGGTGAAGAGATATGGAGAGGGATTTGAGAGGTATATCTACGACAACGAGAAGAGACTGAGGAGCTACCTCTCATATATGCTCAACGGGATTAACATAAACAGTCTAAAGGGTTTTGAGACTCCTTTGAGGGATGGAGATATACTCTCTCTCCTCCCCCCGATAGGGGGAGGATAG
- a CDS encoding CoB--CoM heterodisulfide reductase iron-sulfur subunit B family protein, whose protein sequence is MSLRLAYYPGCTLKTNARNYEISALASSKALGIELIELPRWNCCGTVHALAKDDVMHYIAPVRNLIRVEQLKSSGLVDGERLVTLCEMCYNTLKRADIGVKEDQERRRKLREVMEEEPPYGGGGVEVIHLLQLIREVGWERVKKRVVRPLKGLRVAPYYGCLLLRPRGLGIDDANNPTIFERLIESLGAEVVGIPFKAKCCGSYQTVHMGHVASELSYRILRQAVEGKADVITLACPLCEYNLGERQGEIRGLFPDLKYIPVLYFTQLIALAFGLEDSVGLEMNNPDPRPLLRMKGFLREA, encoded by the coding sequence ATGTCCCTGAGGCTGGCGTACTATCCAGGATGCACTTTGAAGACCAATGCGAGAAACTACGAGATCTCGGCCTTAGCCTCATCCAAGGCTTTAGGCATCGAGCTTATAGAGCTTCCGAGGTGGAACTGCTGTGGGACTGTCCATGCATTAGCTAAGGATGATGTTATGCATTACATCGCGCCCGTGAGAAACCTGATAAGGGTTGAGCAGTTGAAGAGTTCTGGATTGGTGGATGGTGAGAGGCTCGTCACCCTCTGTGAGATGTGCTATAACACCCTAAAGCGTGCAGACATAGGCGTGAAGGAGGATCAAGAGAGGAGGAGGAAGCTGAGGGAGGTAATGGAGGAGGAGCCTCCATACGGCGGTGGGGGTGTGGAGGTCATCCACCTTCTCCAGCTCATTAGGGAAGTGGGCTGGGAGAGGGTTAAGAAGAGGGTGGTGAGGCCTCTAAAGGGGTTGAGGGTGGCCCCCTATTACGGCTGCCTCCTCCTCCGGCCCAGGGGCTTAGGCATAGATGACGCCAATAACCCCACCATATTCGAGCGTCTAATCGAGTCTCTGGGAGCAGAGGTCGTTGGAATACCCTTCAAGGCCAAGTGCTGCGGAAGTTACCAGACGGTACACATGGGCCATGTGGCATCTGAACTCTCCTACAGGATTCTAAGACAGGCGGTTGAGGGAAAGGCAGATGTGATAACCCTTGCCTGTCCCCTATGCGAATACAACCTAGGAGAGCGTCAGGGTGAGATAAGAGGTCTCTTCCCAGATCTTAAATACATCCCTGTTCTATACTTCACCCAGCTCATAGCCCTAGCTTTCGGCCTCGAGGACTCCGTGGGATTGGAGATGAACAATCCAGACCCGAGACCCCTTCTCAGGATGAAGGGTTTCCTTAGGGAGGCTTAA
- a CDS encoding MoaD/ThiS family protein, translating to MGRVKVIILGTLGKVVGGGNIELTIKPPIEVAHVIHSLSELRGGKALIDPKSLHSEALILINGVEISNLEGLKTQVEDGDTLVIIPVTHGG from the coding sequence TTGGGTCGGGTCAAGGTTATAATATTGGGGACCCTCGGCAAGGTGGTGGGAGGAGGGAATATCGAGCTGACCATAAAGCCACCCATTGAAGTTGCTCACGTGATCCATAGCCTCTCTGAATTGCGGGGTGGGAAGGCCCTAATCGACCCAAAGAGCCTGCATTCTGAGGCCCTGATCCTTATCAACGGTGTAGAGATAAGCAACCTCGAGGGGCTTAAGACCCAGGTTGAGGACGGAGACACGCTGGTCATCATACCGGTGACCCACGGCGGATAG